A stretch of uncultured Flavobacterium sp. DNA encodes these proteins:
- a CDS encoding acetyltransferase, which translates to MLIVGAKGFAKEVLEVLHQLNQLENLFFFDDVNDDIKENLLDKFPILKTSQEVSAYFEATDNRFTIGIGNPILRKKLYDKFISLGGLFTSTISPLANIGSYDIEIGEGTNILSGASVSNSSKIGMGCIIYYNSIVTHDSKIGDFVEISPSATLLGRCIVGSYSKIGANVTILPDVIIGKNVIIGAGSVVTKDIPDNCVAVGIPAKMIKELIPLQF; encoded by the coding sequence ATGTTAATTGTTGGAGCGAAAGGATTTGCAAAAGAAGTTTTAGAGGTTCTGCATCAGTTGAATCAATTGGAAAATTTGTTTTTTTTTGACGATGTTAATGATGATATAAAAGAGAACTTATTAGATAAATTTCCAATATTAAAGACATCTCAAGAAGTTTCAGCTTATTTTGAAGCAACAGATAATCGATTTACAATTGGGATTGGCAATCCTATTTTGAGGAAAAAGTTATATGATAAATTTATTTCACTCGGAGGATTATTTACTTCTACTATTAGTCCTTTAGCAAATATAGGTTCATACGATATTGAAATAGGCGAGGGAACTAATATACTTTCAGGCGCTTCTGTTTCAAACAGTTCAAAAATAGGAATGGGATGCATTATTTATTATAATTCAATAGTAACACATGATTCTAAAATTGGTGATTTTGTAGAAATTTCTCCAAGTGCAACTTTGTTAGGAAGGTGTATAGTGGGTTCGTATTCTAAGATTGGAGCTAATGTAACAATATTGCCAGATGTGATAATTGGTAAGAATGTTATAATTGGTGCTGGTTCTGTAGTTACAAAAGACATACCTGATAATTGTGTTGCAGTTGGAATACCAGCAAAAATGATAAAAGAGTTAATACCATTACAATTTTAA
- a CDS encoding glycosyltransferase, with translation MKVSVCMITYGHEKYIREAIEGVLMQECDFEIELVLSNDCSPDQTDKIIHDILSNHPKASCIKYYKHEKNIGMMPNFIDALKKCNGKYVALCEGDDYWTDSLKLQKQVNFLEVNPDYVLCFHQVDILKTNGEIVDDFITKVPENYETIETLARLGNYIHTPSVVFRNIINQFPFEFEQSPIGDYFLYMMLAENGKLKYFEDKMVVYRYGVGVYSVESITNKLVMIGKQYSCLLSYLKEESLKKIILDRNVLLLNSFDASFCSKYNSNDFIINHKSLKTIIKILLKKIKQRLL, from the coding sequence TTGAAAGTTAGTGTTTGCATGATTACATATGGTCACGAAAAATACATTCGTGAAGCCATAGAGGGGGTTTTAATGCAAGAATGTGATTTCGAGATAGAACTTGTTTTATCAAATGATTGTTCTCCTGATCAAACCGATAAAATCATTCATGACATTTTATCAAATCACCCAAAAGCTTCATGCATTAAATATTATAAGCATGAAAAAAATATAGGGATGATGCCTAATTTTATTGATGCATTAAAAAAATGTAATGGAAAATATGTTGCTCTTTGCGAAGGAGATGATTACTGGACGGATTCGCTTAAACTTCAAAAACAAGTTAATTTTTTGGAGGTAAATCCTGACTATGTATTGTGCTTTCATCAAGTAGATATTTTAAAAACTAATGGTGAAATTGTGGATGACTTTATTACCAAAGTACCTGAAAATTATGAAACTATAGAAACTCTGGCTCGATTAGGGAATTATATACATACACCTTCTGTTGTTTTTAGAAATATAATTAATCAGTTTCCTTTTGAGTTTGAACAAAGTCCTATTGGAGATTATTTTTTGTATATGATGCTTGCTGAAAACGGAAAATTAAAATATTTTGAGGACAAAATGGTAGTTTACAGATATGGTGTTGGAGTCTATTCTGTCGAATCTATTACCAATAAACTAGTTATGATTGGCAAGCAATACTCTTGTTTATTATCTTATTTGAAAGAAGAAAGTTTAAAAAAAATAATTTTAGATCGGAATGTTTTATTGTTAAATAGTTTTGATGCGAGTTTTTGCTCAAAATACAATTCAAATGATTTTATAATTAATCATAAATCATTGAAAACTATTATAAAAATTTTATTAAAAAAAATAAAGCAACGACTACTTTAA
- a CDS encoding glycosyltransferase family 2 protein produces MISIITINYNNLAGLKRTVESVINQTWQEFEYIIIDGGSTDGSAGYIESKLEHIDYWVSEPDNGIYNAMNKGIKKAAGEYLLFLNSGDILDNEDALGHAVSQFDNSDLIVFDQKVVGDSVFYLTSPPSDINFSYMYFGYLPHASTFIKKKLFNRAGLYDENLRIVSDWKFMMVALFRYYCTYSKKAGVLSIFELGGFSSIYDDRFERNQVISKYFGVYKQDMDNLQQRELLLKQNRYKMLQEIETRKFGKKIVSVFFRVYLFLIPKKNTESIS; encoded by the coding sequence ATGATATCAATCATCACTATTAATTACAACAATCTCGCAGGACTGAAAAGAACAGTAGAGAGTGTTATCAATCAAACCTGGCAGGAATTTGAATATATTATTATTGATGGGGGGTCTACAGATGGGAGTGCTGGCTATATAGAAAGCAAATTGGAGCATATAGATTATTGGGTTAGCGAACCGGACAATGGTATTTACAATGCTATGAACAAGGGAATTAAGAAAGCGGCTGGAGAGTATTTGTTGTTTTTGAATAGTGGTGATATTCTAGATAATGAGGATGCCCTAGGTCACGCTGTGTCACAATTTGATAATTCTGATCTTATAGTTTTTGATCAAAAAGTTGTAGGAGATTCGGTTTTTTACTTAACATCACCTCCAAGTGATATAAATTTTTCATACATGTATTTTGGTTATTTACCTCATGCTTCCACTTTTATAAAAAAAAAGCTTTTCAATCGTGCGGGTCTATATGATGAAAATTTAAGAATTGTTTCTGATTGGAAATTTATGATGGTGGCGCTTTTCAGATATTACTGTACCTATTCTAAAAAAGCAGGAGTGTTATCGATTTTTGAATTAGGAGGTTTTAGTTCTATTTATGATGACAGATTTGAGAGAAATCAAGTAATCTCAAAATATTTTGGAGTTTATAAGCAAGATATGGATAATTTACAACAGAGAGAACTACTTTTGAAGCAAAATCGTTATAAAATGCTACAGGAAATTGAGACTAGAAAATTTGGTAAAAAAATAGTTTCTGTTTTTTTTCGAGTTTATTTATTTCTTATTCCCAAAAAGAATACAGAATCTATTTCTTAG
- a CDS encoding glycosyltransferase: MIPKKLHYCWFGDNPKSKVFEDCLVSWKLHCPDFEIVEWNETNSRKYSNAFYRNALRKKRYAFVADYIRTKVLYEQGGIYLDTDMLLLKPIDALLRCFFFTGEEVKNRVAFGLYGAIPNHRFLKKMLEFYNTNEFNVFSPPVITHVFSSIINKQSIVEGEVIFDVFYFYPLPYEKRMEDYTSFIQAETYAVHLWDHSWVKHTELDVLQLFKNLKEVAVDFIFYNYSFGYFKRYAKEFSRKIYHLLKSKIRY; this comes from the coding sequence ATGATTCCGAAAAAGCTACATTATTGTTGGTTTGGAGATAATCCAAAATCGAAAGTGTTTGAAGACTGTTTAGTTTCATGGAAATTGCATTGTCCTGATTTTGAAATTGTGGAGTGGAACGAAACAAATAGTAGAAAATATTCGAACGCATTTTATAGAAATGCTCTACGCAAAAAAAGATATGCTTTTGTCGCTGACTATATTAGAACAAAAGTTCTTTATGAACAAGGCGGTATTTATTTGGATACTGATATGCTTTTGTTAAAACCGATTGATGCTTTATTGAGATGTTTCTTTTTTACAGGGGAAGAAGTAAAAAATAGAGTAGCTTTTGGTCTTTATGGCGCTATACCTAATCATCGTTTTTTGAAAAAAATGCTTGAATTTTATAATACAAATGAATTCAACGTTTTTTCGCCACCAGTAATCACACATGTTTTCAGTTCGATCATTAATAAACAAAGCATAGTTGAAGGAGAAGTTATCTTTGATGTTTTCTATTTTTATCCACTGCCGTACGAGAAAAGAATGGAGGATTATACTTCATTTATTCAAGCAGAAACTTATGCAGTACATTTATGGGATCATTCCTGGGTAAAACACACAGAATTAGATGTCTTACAGTTATTTAAAAATTTAAAAGAAGTGGCAGTAGATTTTATTTTTTATAATTATTCTTTTGGTTATTTTAAACGTTATGCAAAAGAGTTTTCAAGAAAAATATATCATTTACTAAAATCAAAAATCAGGTATTAA
- a CDS encoding glycosyltransferase, with the protein MKVLHITTSCKGGAGIAALRLHEALCTQGVFSGYLSANLAINFNNVIIVDDFFKYKKPAFLKKMRIKFQKHFPFTRFQKSVQRFNSLKENMEFEMATLPFSIYKLHKHPLVQEADIINLHWTGGILDYSSFFAKCQKPIVWTLHDMNPFQGLFHYKNDELRNSKIGADFDFEMKKIKRKAIRSIKNGAIVSPSKWLLKEAKKSNVFIGFNEEYIPNAIDLELFKIQDKEKLRKRRGIESYEFVVLFVSDSLKNYRKGFDLLTEALLHLKNLKVTVLAIGKGEILHDGDLKIIALGEINSPLEMAECYGMADVFILPSREDNLPNVMLESFACGTPIVGFAIGGIAEHTVDSITGVLAEDMTAQSLAKAIDKFYQTKNNYKDLIVRKYAEENFSLKRQADSYISLYEKVLNKNKVEK; encoded by the coding sequence ATGAAGGTACTTCACATTACAACTTCTTGTAAAGGAGGAGCAGGAATAGCTGCTTTACGATTGCACGAAGCCTTGTGCACACAAGGAGTGTTTTCGGGTTATTTGTCTGCTAATCTCGCGATAAATTTCAATAATGTAATTATTGTAGATGATTTTTTTAAATATAAGAAGCCTGCGTTTTTAAAAAAAATGCGAATTAAATTTCAAAAACATTTTCCTTTTACAAGATTTCAAAAATCAGTTCAACGATTTAATAGTTTAAAAGAAAATATGGAATTTGAAATGGCGACTTTGCCTTTCAGTATCTATAAACTTCACAAGCATCCATTGGTTCAAGAAGCTGATATTATTAATTTACATTGGACAGGCGGAATACTCGATTATAGCAGTTTTTTTGCAAAATGTCAAAAACCTATAGTCTGGACTTTACACGATATGAATCCTTTTCAAGGATTGTTTCATTATAAGAATGATGAGTTGCGAAATTCTAAGATTGGTGCTGATTTTGATTTCGAAATGAAGAAAATAAAAAGAAAAGCGATACGATCGATCAAAAACGGAGCGATAGTTTCTCCTTCTAAGTGGTTATTGAAAGAAGCAAAAAAAAGTAATGTATTTATTGGTTTTAATGAGGAGTATATACCAAATGCTATTGATTTAGAACTTTTTAAAATACAGGATAAGGAGAAATTAAGAAAAAGGCGAGGTATTGAAAGCTATGAATTTGTTGTTCTTTTTGTGTCAGACAGTCTGAAAAATTATAGAAAAGGATTTGATTTATTAACAGAAGCTTTATTGCACTTAAAGAACCTAAAAGTAACTGTTCTTGCAATTGGTAAAGGGGAAATCCTTCATGATGGTGATTTGAAAATTATAGCTTTGGGAGAAATAAATTCACCATTGGAAATGGCGGAATGTTATGGTATGGCAGATGTTTTTATTTTGCCAAGCAGAGAAGATAATTTGCCAAATGTGATGTTAGAATCCTTTGCCTGTGGGACTCCTATAGTTGGGTTTGCTATTGGCGGAATTGCAGAACATACAGTAGATAGTATTACAGGTGTTTTAGCTGAAGATATGACAGCACAATCCTTAGCAAAAGCTATAGATAAATTTTATCAAACAAAAAATAATTATAAAGATTTGATAGTCAGAAAATATGCTGAGGAAAATTTTAGTTTAAAGAGACAAGCCGATAGTTATATTTCATTGTATGAAAAAGTTTTAAATAAAAACAAAGTAGAAAAATGA
- a CDS encoding glycosyltransferase family 2 protein — protein MMKLLLSIITINYNNDKGLESTIQSVISQTYQDFEYLIIDGGSTDESVVYIESQSNKIDYWVSEPDNGIYSAMNKGIAKANGEYLLFLNSGDTLNGSNALKKFIEHQDFQGDIIYGDYKFEIGGKVYPDNLSPLFFIRTSLPHQSTFFKREVFDIMGFYDERYKIVADRAFYIKCFLSNQFVFKHISYPLTVFDLSGVSNDPLHKEKQFFRK, from the coding sequence ATGATGAAGTTATTACTCTCTATCATTACCATAAATTATAATAATGACAAAGGTCTAGAATCAACCATACAATCTGTTATTTCTCAAACGTATCAGGATTTTGAGTATTTAATTATAGATGGAGGGTCAACTGATGAAAGTGTTGTTTATATTGAAAGCCAAAGTAATAAAATCGATTATTGGGTAAGCGAACCCGATAATGGTATTTATAGTGCAATGAACAAAGGAATTGCAAAAGCAAATGGAGAATATTTGTTGTTTTTGAATAGCGGTGATACTCTAAATGGCTCTAATGCTTTGAAAAAGTTTATTGAGCATCAGGATTTTCAAGGAGATATTATTTATGGCGATTATAAATTTGAAATAGGAGGAAAAGTATATCCTGATAATTTAAGTCCGTTATTTTTTATTCGTACTTCTCTGCCACATCAAAGCACATTTTTTAAGAGAGAAGTTTTTGATATAATGGGTTTTTATGATGAAAGATATAAAATTGTTGCAGACAGAGCTTTTTATATCAAATGTTTTTTGAGTAATCAGTTTGTTTTTAAACACATTAGTTATCCATTGACTGTTTTTGATTTATCAGGTGTTAGTAATGATCCTTTGCATAAAGAAAAACAGTTTTTTAGAAAATGA
- a CDS encoding glycosyltransferase produces MSYPLVSVIIPTYNREKYLEQAILSVINQSYSDLEVLVIDDGSNVNYAQSICAKYPNCNYFGKKNGGLSSARNYGIALAKGEFIAFLDDDDFWESSKIEKQVKVLVENSSIDCVHSSAKVVDENGKPTGEIIGAAQNKIHKRSGYVFWNALGCWVVKSPTPLIRRKVFQKDLMFDESIKVGEDIDFYQRMFFRHKLLYINEPLAFYRQYANEERLSVQREKYIGIEKKMYLNFKQMGIKNPFVLYKIALKLLKSAIKTWNQIFLLKPIVINKIDFYFRPVYCLKNYFNT; encoded by the coding sequence ATGTCGTATCCATTAGTTAGTGTTATTATTCCAACTTATAATCGCGAAAAGTACCTTGAACAAGCTATTTTAAGTGTAATTAATCAATCATATTCAGATTTAGAAGTATTAGTGATTGATGATGGTTCAAATGTTAATTATGCACAATCCATATGTGCAAAATATCCAAATTGTAATTATTTCGGAAAAAAAAATGGAGGACTATCCTCTGCCAGAAACTATGGAATTGCTCTGGCTAAAGGTGAGTTTATTGCTTTTTTAGATGATGACGATTTTTGGGAAAGCTCAAAAATTGAAAAACAGGTAAAAGTTTTAGTTGAAAATTCTTCCATAGATTGTGTTCACTCCTCTGCAAAAGTTGTTGATGAAAACGGAAAACCTACTGGAGAGATAATTGGCGCCGCTCAAAATAAAATACATAAAAGATCTGGGTATGTATTTTGGAACGCATTGGGATGTTGGGTTGTTAAATCTCCAACTCCTTTGATCCGAAGAAAAGTATTTCAGAAAGATTTAATGTTTGATGAAAGTATAAAAGTAGGGGAAGATATCGACTTTTATCAACGTATGTTTTTCAGACATAAGTTATTGTATATTAATGAGCCATTAGCTTTTTATCGGCAATATGCAAATGAGGAGAGACTTTCAGTTCAACGTGAAAAGTATATTGGTATTGAAAAAAAGATGTATTTGAATTTTAAACAAATGGGTATTAAGAATCCTTTTGTTTTGTATAAAATTGCATTAAAATTATTGAAGAGCGCAATAAAAACATGGAATCAGATATTTTTGTTAAAGCCAATTGTTATAAACAAAATCGATTTTTATTTTAGACCAGTATATTGTTTAAAAAATTATTTTAATACATAA
- a CDS encoding glycosyltransferase family A protein — MRVGFNPNKDKLQETNDCYHQIIVPVYIPHNHGYFKDSFTILQYSLESLFKTSHSKTFISIVNNGSSSEIQNYLNKLYNQGDIHELIHTDNIGKLNAILKGISGHKFKMITITDADVLFLNDWQKETYNLFKAFPKTGAVCPTPSSKVLKQYTYSVLFENFFSKRLQFSPIKNREAMLNFAESIGDPNFYNEYHLSYNLTISNNKTRAVIGAGHFVTSYRGAIFNSLKERYSNFSMGGNSEGDFLDKPVEDQGYWRLSTEDNLAYHMGNVIEPWMSEKVTALKDESKLTIEFPVLEEIKSFRFVNFIKSKIFMRVLRKKNIWTWFLQYKGLSKEASKNY; from the coding sequence GTGAGAGTAGGATTTAATCCAAATAAAGATAAATTGCAAGAGACTAATGATTGTTATCATCAGATAATAGTCCCTGTTTATATACCTCATAATCATGGTTATTTTAAAGATAGCTTCACTATATTGCAATATTCTCTTGAATCATTGTTTAAAACTAGCCATTCGAAAACTTTCATATCAATTGTAAATAATGGAAGCAGTAGTGAGATTCAAAATTATTTAAATAAACTGTATAATCAAGGCGATATACACGAACTAATTCACACGGATAATATTGGTAAACTAAATGCAATCTTAAAAGGAATTTCAGGCCATAAGTTTAAAATGATTACAATTACCGATGCTGATGTCTTGTTTTTGAATGATTGGCAGAAGGAAACATATAATCTCTTCAAAGCTTTTCCGAAAACAGGTGCAGTGTGTCCAACTCCCTCTTCGAAGGTTTTAAAACAGTATACTTATTCGGTATTATTTGAGAATTTTTTCTCTAAAAGATTACAATTTAGTCCGATAAAAAATCGTGAAGCGATGCTAAATTTTGCAGAAAGCATTGGTGATCCTAATTTTTATAACGAGTATCATTTATCTTATAATCTTACTATTTCTAACAATAAAACCAGAGCTGTAATAGGAGCGGGACATTTTGTAACCAGTTATAGAGGGGCAATTTTTAATAGCTTAAAAGAACGCTATTCTAATTTTAGCATGGGAGGAAACAGTGAAGGAGATTTTTTGGATAAACCAGTTGAAGATCAAGGATATTGGAGGCTATCGACGGAGGATAATTTAGCATATCATATGGGAAATGTTATAGAGCCCTGGATGTCTGAGAAGGTTACTGCTTTAAAAGATGAAAGTAAGTTAACTATAGAATTTCCAGTTTTAGAAGAAATAAAAAGTTTCAGGTTTGTGAATTTTATTAAATCGAAGATTTTTATGCGAGTTTTACGTAAAAAAAACATTTGGACTTGGTTTTTACAATATAAAGGGCTTAGCAAAGAAGCTTCAAAAAATTATTAG
- a CDS encoding CatB-related O-acetyltransferase, which produces MFIKMRLFVKKVLYYFLNTTLKTDKVILSGFSRGLQNVAFEGKNAVPDRCNFSGKISIGYGTTLGYNNILGGNITIGKYCQIGADVAMHATNHPVHYLTTYINTNLFKGELNKFKEKNEIIIGHDVWIGHNVIIVGNVNIGNGAILAAGSVVTKDVPAYNIVAGVPAKSINKRFSDSIIKEIEDLAWWNLSDQELEKIKPLFFKDYQNKKSIYE; this is translated from the coding sequence ATGTTTATAAAGATGAGACTGTTTGTAAAGAAGGTTTTATATTATTTTTTGAATACTACTTTGAAAACGGACAAAGTTATACTTTCGGGTTTTTCAAGGGGATTACAGAATGTTGCTTTTGAGGGAAAAAATGCAGTGCCGGACCGTTGCAATTTTTCAGGAAAAATTAGCATTGGATATGGGACAACTTTAGGATATAATAATATATTAGGAGGAAATATTACTATTGGAAAGTATTGTCAAATTGGAGCAGATGTCGCAATGCATGCAACAAACCACCCAGTACACTACTTAACAACATATATTAACACAAATTTATTTAAAGGAGAGTTGAATAAATTTAAAGAAAAAAATGAAATAATAATCGGTCATGATGTCTGGATTGGACATAATGTAATTATCGTTGGTAATGTTAATATTGGAAATGGAGCAATTTTAGCAGCGGGTTCTGTAGTTACCAAAGATGTTCCTGCTTACAATATTGTTGCGGGAGTTCCTGCTAAATCAATTAATAAAAGGTTTTCGGATTCAATTATTAAAGAAATTGAGGATTTAGCTTGGTGGAATCTTTCGGACCAGGAATTAGAAAAAATAAAACCATTATTTTTTAAAGATTATCAAAATAAGAAAAGTATTTATGAGTAA
- a CDS encoding acylneuraminate cytidylyltransferase family protein: protein MSKTIAIIPARGGSKRIPQKNIQMLGEFPLLAHSILYAQENSTIIDDIYVSTDNKEVKKIALEFGAKVIDRPIAISGDLEPTVSALKHVLEVVESEIENVLLLQPTNPLRPKDLLKKTFEIYKQANYDSLFTVSRNYHKLGKIIDNKFQPFNYSIGQRSQDLEPLFYENGLLYITKASLILDNIIISENAFPFEVNHIFAQVDIDTPEDLDYAKYLYQKQ, encoded by the coding sequence ATGAGTAAAACAATTGCTATAATCCCCGCCAGAGGAGGTTCAAAGCGCATTCCCCAAAAAAATATACAAATGTTGGGAGAATTTCCTTTGCTGGCACATTCAATTTTGTATGCACAGGAGAATAGTACAATAATAGATGATATTTATGTTTCTACTGATAATAAGGAAGTAAAAAAAATAGCATTGGAATTTGGAGCCAAAGTTATCGATCGACCAATTGCAATTTCAGGAGATTTGGAGCCAACTGTTTCTGCCTTGAAGCACGTCTTAGAAGTGGTTGAATCAGAGATTGAAAATGTTCTTTTATTGCAACCTACCAATCCGTTGCGTCCAAAAGATTTATTAAAAAAAACATTTGAAATATATAAGCAAGCAAATTATGATAGTCTGTTTACTGTTTCTAGAAATTATCATAAACTTGGAAAAATAATCGATAATAAATTTCAACCTTTTAATTATTCTATTGGTCAAAGAAGCCAGGATTTAGAGCCGCTTTTTTATGAAAATGGTTTGCTTTACATTACAAAAGCATCTTTAATTTTGGATAATATTATTATTTCAGAAAATGCTTTTCCATTTGAAGTAAATCATATTTTTGCACAAGTTGATATAGATACTCCAGAAGATTTAGATTATGCGAAATATCTTTATCAAAAACAGTAA
- the neuB gene encoding N-acetylneuraminate synthase, with protein MNPYIEIAGRKIGSDFPPLVIAEIGINHEGSLEVAKEMVDAAYRAGVEVVKHQTHIVEDEMSGAAKKVIPGNADVSIYEIMERCSLNESQELELKNYVESKGMIFISTPFSRAAAERLKKFDIPAYKIGSGECNNYPLLEHIASFGKPVILSTGMNTIESIQKAVAIFDKHNISVALLHTTNLYPTPIHLVRFGAMVELHEAFPDKVFGLSDHTLNNNACLGAVALGASILERHFTDHMQRTGPDIICSMDEKACQELIVSSAEIALMRGGTKKPALEEQVTIDFAFATVCAIKLIKKGEILSKENIWVKRPGTGKILAEHFNDLIGKTAARDIENDEQLDFIDFE; from the coding sequence ATGAATCCATACATAGAAATTGCAGGTCGTAAAATTGGATCAGATTTTCCACCATTAGTTATTGCCGAAATTGGAATCAATCACGAAGGCTCTTTAGAAGTAGCAAAAGAAATGGTTGATGCAGCATATCGTGCTGGAGTTGAGGTAGTAAAACATCAAACACATATTGTAGAAGACGAAATGTCTGGTGCAGCAAAAAAAGTAATTCCCGGAAATGCAGATGTTTCTATTTATGAAATTATGGAAAGATGCTCGCTAAATGAATCTCAAGAGTTAGAACTAAAAAATTATGTAGAAAGCAAAGGCATGATTTTTATTTCAACCCCATTTTCAAGAGCAGCTGCCGAAAGACTGAAGAAATTTGATATTCCGGCCTATAAAATTGGTTCGGGAGAATGTAATAATTATCCATTGTTAGAACACATTGCTTCATTTGGAAAACCAGTAATTTTAAGTACAGGGATGAATACAATAGAAAGTATTCAAAAAGCGGTTGCAATTTTTGATAAACATAACATTTCTGTTGCGTTATTACACACAACAAATTTATACCCAACGCCAATTCATTTAGTTCGTTTTGGTGCAATGGTCGAACTTCACGAGGCTTTTCCGGATAAAGTATTTGGATTAAGTGATCATACTTTAAATAATAATGCTTGTTTAGGTGCTGTAGCTCTTGGAGCAAGTATTTTAGAAAGACATTTTACAGATCATATGCAACGTACTGGCCCGGATATCATTTGCAGTATGGATGAAAAAGCTTGTCAGGAATTAATAGTTTCAAGTGCAGAAATTGCTTTGATGCGAGGAGGAACTAAAAAACCTGCTCTTGAAGAACAAGTTACGATTGATTTTGCTTTTGCTACCGTTTGTGCTATTAAACTAATTAAAAAAGGGGAGATTTTATCTAAAGAAAATATTTGGGTTAAACGTCCCGGAACTGGTAAAATTTTAGCAGAACACTTTAATGATTTAATTGGTAAAACTGCTGCTAGAGATATTGAAAATGACGAACAATTAGATTTTATTGATTTTGAGTAA
- the neuC gene encoding UDP-N-acetylglucosamine 2-epimerase has translation MSNPKKNILFLTGTRADFGKIKSLIQTLEEQQDFEAFVFVTGMHLQEIYGYTLIEIERCNFKNVFTFKNHTHETTMDLTLAKTIEGLSNYCKTIKPSMIVVHGDRVETLAGAIVGSLNNILVAHIEGGEVSGTVDELIRHSVSKLSHVHFTSNKQAAKRLLQMGEVKESIFTIGSPDIDIMFSNNLPSLETTKKYYEIPFDHYALVMFHPVTTEFNSMKEYVITFVDCLLKDNRNYIVIFPNNDLGSQFIIDEFKRLEGNTRFRIFPSLRFEYFLTLLKNSQFIIGNSSAGIREAPYYGIPIINIGTRQQNRAIHADIINVNYSEKAILEALSKIGSHKVQVSDNDFGEGNSNELFLKSLKKNDIWQLNHQKQFRDI, from the coding sequence TTGAGTAATCCTAAAAAGAATATATTATTCCTTACCGGTACTCGTGCCGATTTCGGAAAAATAAAATCACTAATTCAAACTCTTGAAGAACAACAGGATTTTGAAGCTTTTGTTTTTGTTACAGGAATGCATCTACAGGAAATTTATGGCTATACATTGATTGAAATAGAGCGTTGCAATTTTAAAAACGTTTTTACTTTCAAAAATCATACACACGAAACTACTATGGATTTGACATTGGCCAAAACTATTGAAGGTTTGTCAAATTATTGCAAAACTATAAAACCCAGCATGATTGTAGTACATGGAGACAGAGTAGAAACACTTGCCGGTGCCATAGTAGGATCTTTAAACAATATTTTGGTTGCTCACATTGAAGGCGGCGAAGTTTCAGGAACAGTAGATGAATTAATTCGTCATAGTGTGAGTAAACTAAGTCACGTACATTTTACGTCAAATAAGCAAGCCGCAAAAAGGTTATTGCAAATGGGAGAAGTAAAAGAATCTATTTTTACCATTGGTTCTCCAGATATAGACATTATGTTTTCTAACAATCTGCCTTCTCTCGAAACAACAAAAAAATATTATGAAATTCCGTTTGATCATTATGCATTAGTAATGTTTCATCCTGTTACGACAGAATTTAATTCAATGAAAGAATATGTCATTACCTTTGTTGACTGTCTATTAAAAGATAATCGTAATTACATTGTTATTTTTCCAAACAATGATTTGGGAAGTCAATTCATAATTGACGAGTTTAAAAGATTAGAAGGAAATACAAGATTCAGAATTTTCCCATCATTGCGATTCGAATATTTTCTAACATTATTAAAGAACAGTCAATTTATAATTGGCAACAGCAGTGCAGGAATTCGCGAAGCTCCTTACTATGGAATACCAATTATAAATATAGGAACCCGCCAACAAAACAGAGCCATTCATGCAGATATTATCAATGTCAATTATTCAGAAAAAGCCATTCTTGAGGCACTTTCTAAAATAGGTTCTCACAAAGTTCAGGTTTCAGATAATGACTTTGGAGAAGGAAATAGTAACGAATTGTTTTTAAAATCACTAAAGAAAAACGATATTTGGCAGCTGAATCACCAAAAACAATTTAGAGATATATAA